Genomic DNA from Acanthopagrus latus isolate v.2019 chromosome 2, fAcaLat1.1, whole genome shotgun sequence:
GTTGTATGTTATTGCTTGAAGCACATGAGTTGTTTTGGAAAGGCCCACTGCCTGGTTGACAGAGAAGAAGGTTGTGGAGGGAATGAGCAATCGCATAAACAGCCTTATAGACATTATACGCAACTCTAGGGCTGGATGTATTCATGTAGGCTGAATGCTGCTCCAACAGGGACTCCTGCCCTGAGCAGGGAGGCAACTGGGAGCCTGAGGACAGAGAAGGACTGCAACCATACAGAGCCTCCCACAGCTCCTTAACCAGGGGATTATTGGAATACATATGAGGATTTACTGTCTGCAAGTAGTCACTGAGTCTTGATATATGTCCTCTCCTGATGCCAAACCCAATGGTGCCCCCCATGTAAGGGAAATACTCGCTGCCTGTAAATACAGATGCTGTGACCCAGGCCTCGCTAGCCACCCACTGGATTCCAGTGATGTTCTGCATCATGTAATCTCTTAAGAAAGGTATCATCTCCCCCTCAGATGAAAATACCACCACCACTTTTGCCAAAGAACTTTGCATCACCTTCTCATAAAAGCAGATAATGGAGTAGGAAAGCATTtcagaaggaaaacagagagaaaatacaagACAGGGTAAAGATATGTGACTTTTAGTAAGACAGTTATGTAATGTTAAATAACTGCACTgtttaaagattaaaataaacaaagattgTGATAGACAGCATGTGAGCTAGTACCCCCCCAGACTGGGTTCATGGAGATATATGATTAAATAACCATGTAATGCTATAAAACTGActtcagtgtgtctttgtttctaCCTGGATGATCTCCAATATCCTCTGGCGATTGTACAGCAAAGGGATGATTACTTGGTATGCTACACATACATTGGTACCCTGTAATTCTCTTAGTAAACCTTCCACAGCAAAGCGCCCATATTCACGGTCCCCTCGCACCAGCCCAACCCAAGTCCAGTTGAAGTGTATCAGCAGCTGAGCAATGGCTTTAACCTGTGTTCAACAGAAACAAGTGTAAACTGACTGAAtcttaacagaaaaaaaaatgtatttgttcattctggtgcaaaatgtatttaatgtaaatttAGGAGGTATAAGGTTTGCAATGATTAAcaccaaacatgtcattttattGATACAGCACTAAAAGGTTATCAGACCCTTCCAAAAATTATAAAGCCAAACTCTCACCTGATAGTCATCATTAGGGATTACCCTGAAGAATGTAGGATACTGTCTTCTGTCAGACAGACATGCGCATGAAGAAAAGTAGCTAATCTGTGTatagaagagaaaacagagtaaaaaagATTAAAGGgacacaaacaaattaaatcatgtTGAGTGACTGTTTTAGTCTGAAGCAATTGTATATAACTCttacatgaaataaaagaagaaaaagctttgaaaaaaatgtcaatgacTTGTAACTCAGAGTGTCTCTTTCAATTGCATATTAAATGCCCATTCTTGTAAATTTCAACTTGGGTTGAGCTGGTATGATTGCCCATGGGGAGTACGTAGTGCTTTTCAGTGTTGTCCACAAATGTCACAATAGAGCTCTCTCCTTGTCGGAGATTACAGTTGTGGGTATACATCATTAACAAGAGAATTATCTGCACAAAACCCTGGGCTGCTTTGGAGCAAAGCGCCTGTGAaggaggtgtgactgccaatcggaaatgtgtgtgtccagtaTCCCATGGCCAAGGTTGTTACCCCAGCCCAGAGTGCTATGTTTGCAGCATTCTGATGCAATTGTTATTTTCAAGGTGTGTGAAGACttgagtggagggcagtggtGATATCATCTATGTAGATCTATCAGCTCCGAATGCAAACTGGTGAGGGTTAAAGCTGGCAGGGATGTTGAATTAGACGAGAGTTAGTTTTGAAAAGCAATTCATCAGGCTGGGGCCAGAGGGCTGtaatattttgaaaacattctAAGGTTTGTTAAAGACTGTCCATTAAAATCAGTACCTACACTACTGCTTTGTCATGTGActcctgatgacatcataatGCTCTTGTTTAAATGATCACATTTGGGGTAACCTaaccagcagcaacaaaaacacttgtgaATCTCTTACAGATAGTATATCTATAAGACAGCAGACACTATGGTCggcatttttcactttttggggggattacaaaagaaacaattcaTAATTACCAGCGGGACTCTGAATGGCTGTAAGATTCTTGACAACACAATAGACAGTGTAGAACCAGACTCCCCAATCACAGCGAGGAGTGGTGAGGCACCGCTACACATAGGAGAGTCGTCCTCACTCAGCCCATTCAGCATAGCAAGAGCAGCCCTCTGGCCAGTCAGTGGATACGCACATGAATCAAAGATTTTGTATCCAAGGGTGTAATTGGGCAATAGCTCTTCACTATGGTTTATCTCCTCCACTGCCAGCCTCATAGTCTGAGCCCAGCGGAAAGCTCTGGGGTCAAAGCTGCAGTccaacagacacagatacacacacataaatacaatgAGTCTGTAGAAAAGGTTAAATTAAAGGCAGTGATTATGTTTCTATTTGAAATGAGTAGAAACTGCACTGCTGCATCACACTTGTGATTAAGTAACTGAATTGTTTGCTTTTGATTTGttcatattacatttttatccttttttctaatgtgttgcaaagatatctTTGACAATgctttattttgcagttttaatttgCAAATAACTCTCTAACAGTGTCCTCCTGAAAGATCCATTTAACTGAAACAATGTATAGGAAAAGGGTATACAATGTTCAACTGGTCCACTTCGTAGTATAAATTCAAGTTATTTGCTTATGCAACCCAGAGGAATTTTCAGAAATATCACTTGTACCAAATTAAACAGTTCATCCAAGAAATCATTTGGAAAACATGAGGTAATTACACACCCAAAAAATAAAGCATtccaaatatgaaatatatataatatatatttggATTATACTATAAATCAAAGTGCATGTTAGTTCAAGCCATCAATGTTTATGAGACTGTTTTCTCTCTAAATTATTTCTGTATTGTAAAAGTTAGTGAATCAAACACCATTTTCCAATCTGCATTATTACACTCACCCATTGCACTTCACCGGCGGGGGTCTATAGGTGCTGTTGAGGTCTGGCATCTCCTGGTTATAGTGAATTGGGAAGACTCCCCCAATTATATACTCACCCTTAGCCACAAAACCTGGCTGATAGTTGTTTTGAAGCTTGCACACACTGGCTGCAGATTGGGGTAGAGAGATGAAGCTGGAAATCGGGTTATGAGTTATAGTGAAAACAGAGTAAAGTAAGGGAAATAAGACATGTGGACTCATATTGTAACACAGTCCCAAAGAAAAAAGActgtgagaaagagggagagagcaagGTAATAGGCAAGTTATATACCATTTGTGACCTTATTCTTACGTCATCAAGATATCAAGACACTCTCGACACCAGCTAAAGTTAGTTGATGCAGATTGattaacacagacacagacagacacacacacatatatatacacacacacacagacacacacacatatatatgtatacacacacacacacacatatatatacacacacacacacatatatatatatatatatatatatatatatcttttttttttctttttttttttggcttcaagtctgttttctttttttctgtcttttctttctctaaatTACATCTACAGTCCCTGTTAAGAAAACCAGAGTGTGGAAAATACTAAAAGCCAATACATAATCATCAtacaacaacatcagcaacCCCAACAACAATAATGGGTATGAGCGATGAGGACATGACTGGGTCAAAATAAagtattacatttaattttttctcaAAACAGGTCGTTGTGACAACGTGATTTGCCAGCCTCaaaaaatactactactaaaaaactatatgtgtgtgtgtgtatgtgtgtgtgtgcatgtgtgtgtgtgtgtgtgtgtgtgtgtgtgtgtgtgtgtgtgtgtgtgtgtgtgtgtgtgtgtgtgtgtgtgtgtgtgtgcattctgtATATTTACTCTAACTCATGAAGGTGTTATTTttggtgatgtcacaactattgTATCTGGGCGGTCCCCTCAGCTTCATGTATGCGAACAACATCAGAAAAATCCACTGCGACCTGAAatatctgtgttgtttgtgtgtgaccaGAAGGTTAGACACAGACATATATTCAACCATTAATATAATTAACATACGTGAGCAGAGGATCTCCTTCAGTTATGGGAGTGCCAGCTGCAAAGTTtcttatgtttctttttctcatttgggGCAAACCTGGTTTAACTGCTGCTCTGGATAACTGTGTTTTCTTGGGGGAACAGGATGAAAACAGTCTGTATGAAGATGGAGATGTAGTTATTGGGGGCTTATTCCCTCTACACTACAGCCCTGTGTCTTCTCTTCCAACATACAAAACTAAACCATCTCCTAACACGTATAAATAGTAAGTGACTATTCAAGTATGATATTAATTGACTTGTGTGGAACACAGcatattacattttcttcatggTGTGGTAGTAttgttatatatttgtgttgtgaGAATGATTCTGATTTTCACTTCTGTACAGTTTCAATTCTCGAGCTTTGCGCTGGATGCAGACAATGACTTTTGCAATCAAAGAGATCAACCAGCGCAGTGACCTCTTACCACAGCTTAAGCTGGGTTTCCACATCCTTGACAGTTCTGATGACATACCTGTGTCTCTGAGAGCATCTTTGCTGTTGGTGAATGGCCAGCCAGAGAGAGGCAACAGAGCTGAAATAATGAACATAGACAAAgttcaaaaaagaaacactggttCTAATTTGGGCTGTTCTGCCATACAAAGGACTGTGTCCCCAGTAATCATAGGAGATGCTGCCTCTGGAGTGTCTATGGCTCTGCTAAGAAGCCTGGGTTCTTTCCATATACCCCTGGTGAGACTAACTGACTGtatgagcattttttttgttaaaatgtaaacagtaaaTGCGTTTTTGCCATTTGAGATCAGTCACAACCAGTTTCTTCATGTTAATGAGGAAGTTTAACATTGCAAATCATTGTTTTCCTGAGAAGTGTTTCAccaaatgtcaaaacaccaattttaactttcatttcatctttcattttcagatgaTGAAATGGTCTCAATCCATCGATGAACACTTAAtcctttgatttatttgaaaaattCAGAATCAGCAAAATTTGTACAGGGATAAAGTAATTGTTACTACTTTCTTTGGACTTTGAACTTTAAAGTGCATTGTTTGTAAATGCACCAATGTTAAGCTTAAGGTacaaaaaaagggcaaaattatgttttcaggtttttataAAACTTTTCAAATGTGCATTGTTGAAAATCACCTCATGACTGCCTTCAATACTTAGTGTGGGTGAAATTCTGCATCACTGATTGCTTGAAAAGTAGTATTGTTCTGTGAAATTTGATTCTTGTTCAACAGCCTTTTCAGTGAGCCAAATGGCGCAGAGTGTTAACTATTGTTTGCTATAATAACAGGTGAGCTATTTTGCAtcctgcagctgtctgagcaaCCAAAAGAACTTCCCCACATTCATGCGTACAATGCCAAGTGACGCATTCCAGGTCAGAGCCCTGGCCCGTCTGGTTAGTTATTTTGGCTGGACCTGGGTGGGAGTCATTGGTCTGGAATCTGATTATGCCCGCTTTGCCATCCAGCTCTTTCTGCAAGAGTCAGCACaatatggtgtgtgtgctgcctaCACACACCTCTACCCTGTAGTCCTGACACAGCAGGCTCTAGATGAGCTACTGGATGTTATTCAGGTACCAATCAGTCAACATCAATTTTTCGTAAATGCAGGAGGTAGACGTAATGACACGGACACCGTCAAAAAGTTGTTAAACGA
This window encodes:
- the LOC119008345 gene encoding extracellular calcium-sensing receptor-like yields the protein MTFISLPQSAASVCKLQNNYQPGFVAKGEYIIGGVFPIHYNQEMPDLNSTYRPPPVKCNGFDPRAFRWAQTMRLAVEEINHSEELLPNYTLGYKIFDSCAYPLTGQRAALAMLNGLSEDDSPMCSGASPLLAVIGESGSTLSIVLSRILQPFRVPLISYFSSCACLSDRRQYPTFFRVIPNDDYQVKAIAQLLIHFNWTWVGLVRGDREYGRFAVEGLLRELQGTNVCVAYQVIIPLLYNRQRILEIIQVMQSSLAKVVVVFSSEGEMIPFLRDYMMQNITGIQWVASEAWVTASVFTGSEYFPYMGGTIGFGIRRGHISRLSDYLQTVNPHMYSNNPLVKELWEALYGCSPSLSSGSQLPPCSGQESLLEQHSAYMNTSSPRVAYNVYKAVYAIAHSLHNLLLCQPGSGPFQNNSCASSNNIQPWQLQYYLQEVTFNIAGEEVNFDLKGDSVPYYDIINWQRGTGRNTEFVNVGLFDGTKPAGEELVIQEDRIIWAGHQREVPVSVCSTSCHPGFRRAVRHREPVCCFDCVPCESGKISNQTNSIECIFCPEDFWSNKDRTACILKKVEFLAYDSLGIALTVTSVVGACLTIAVFAIFVYHRNTAIVRVNNSELSFFILFALTLCFLCSLVFIGEPTSWSCMLRHTAFSITFSLCFSCILGKTLVVLAAFTATRPGDNIMKWLGPKQQRIIIFGCTVVQVVICAAWLIDSPPFPSQNTQYERSKIILECNVGSSLAFWCVLGYIGLQACLCFGLAFLARKLPGNFNEAKFITFSMLIFCAVWLAFIPAYISSPGNYADAVESFAILASSFGLLFCMFAPKCYIILLKPEKNTKQHLMGKENK